The genomic interval CGAGACTATCGTCGGGCATATTCGGGCGTTCGCCGGAGGGCTACAAAGAAGTTCTCCCCTGCTACTGAATCCGGGGAGACTCTGCCTCGTCGAGGGTGCGGTTCCGGAGTGCCTCCCCGCTGGACCGGTCGAAGACGTGGATCGCGTTTTCCGGGAACCCGACAGCGACTCGCTGGCCGGCGTCGACGCTTTTCATCCCGTCGATGACCGCTTTGAACGTCCCGTCTTCCGGCTCGTTCCCGTCGAAGACGAGGTGGACGACGTTCTCGTCGCCTTTCGGCTCGACAACGTCGACCTCCGCGTGATAGTCGGTGTCCGCTTCGACAGCGGATTTGACGACGACATCCTCGGGCCGGATACCCAGTTGCAGGTCCGTAGCGTCCCCCAGTTCCGCCGCCGTCGAATCCGAGAGCGGATACTCGAAGTCGTCGGCGACCAGGACCGAGCCGCGGCGCTCGACATCGAAGAAGTTCATCGAGGGTTCGCCGATGAACCCCGCGACGAACAGGTTGTTCGGCTGGTGGTAACACTCCAGTGGAGTCCCACACTGCTGGAGGACACCCTCGTCGAGTATCGCGATCCGATCCGACATCGTCATCGCCTCGACCTGGTCGTGGGTGACGTACACCGTGGTCGTGTCGAGGTTGTCCTGGATGTGCTGGAGTTCGGTGCGCATCTCCGCACGGAGCTTCGCGTCTAAGTTCGCCAGGGGCTCGTCCATCAGGAACACTTCGGGTTCACGGACGATCGCCCGGCCCAGGGCGACACGCTGTTGTTGCCCGCCGGACAGCTCCGAGGGCGCCCGGTTGATGAGATCGTCGATCCCCAGCAGTTCGGCGGTCTCCTTGACGCGCCGACTGATCTCGTCGTCGGCCATGTCGGTCGACTCCTCCAGTCCGAACGCCATGTTTTGCTTGACGCTCATGTGTGGATACAGCGCGTAGGACTGGAACACCATCGCGATGTCCCGGTCCGTCGCCGGGATGTCGTTCAGTACCAGATCGCCCAGGCGGATCTCCCCGTCCGTGATGTCTTCCAGCCCGGCGATCATCCGGAGCGTCGTCGATTTCCCACAGCCCGAGGGGCCGACCAGTACCAGAAACTCGCCGTCGCCGATGTCGATCGAGACATCGTCGACAGCGATGATCTGCTCGCCGTCGTCGTCGAATATCTTCGTTACCTTGTCGAGTGTCAAACGTGCCATCGGTTACCTCCCCATTTATCGTACCGCGTATTTGATAGTTCTGCTGTGTCTCGGGCTCTCCCGAGCGTAGTCGTCTACAAGGCTCCCTGGACACCGTATAATGCTACCGCTCTCCGATCGAGCGATAAAAAATCCGGTGAACGTAGAGCCGTTACTGGCTCCAGGCGTTGACCATCTGGTTGATGACCTCTTCGTTCGAGGCCCCGCTGATGAACGAGGAGATGGCCGAACTGGCGCCCGAGGCGACTTCGGGCGGTGCGGCCAGGCCGTGTGCCAGCGAGCGCGGCTGGGCGTCGCTGTTCTGGAAGTCCTCGATCTGGTCCGCCGAGAAGTCGTTGAACGGCTCGGTCGAGGCGTCACCACGCGGCGGGATGGCACCCTTGCCGGGGCAGAAGATCTCTTGTGCCTCGGTCGTCCCGACGAAGCGGCACCACAGCGTCGTCGCCTGGGGCGACGGGTTGTCGATCGGGTACGGGAACGAGTCCATGTTCAGCGAGTAGTTGCCCGACGTACCGGGGTACGGGATGTAGTCCCAGTCCTCGCCGTAGTTGAACCCGTCAGTGCCGACGTAGGTCCCTGCTGCCCAGTCACCCTGGTGGATGAAGCCGGCGTTGCCGTTGATGATCTCGGAGTTACCCTCGGTCCAGGAGATGGATCCGGCATCGCTCGGGTAGAACTCACTGTAGTCGCGGACGATGTCGAGCGCCTGTGCGAGCGAGTCGCGGTTGGCCTCGATCTGGCCCTCTTCGAAGGTCTGGGCGTAGGTGTCGGCGTCGGTGACACCGAGGTACACCGTCGCGAACAGCTGAATGGTCGACCACGGCGCGTTGGTCTGGTGAGCCATTCCCGTGTAGCCGGCCTCCGAGACGGCCTGGAGCGCGTCGGTGACATCCGACGGCGAACTCAGGCTGGAGGGGTCGACGCCCGCGTCCTCGATGACGCTGACGTTGTAGAACAGGTTGTTGATCCGGTGGATGTTGAGCGGCACCGTCACGTAGTTCCCGGCCGGCTGTGCCGCGGCCTGGGGACCCGAGAGGTACCCGTCTTTCATGTTGTTCTGGTTCCAGACGGACTCCTCGATGTCCTTGAGCAGGTTGGCGTCGGTAAACGGCGTCAGCGCCGCACCGGGCCAGTTCTGCCAGGTACTCGGGTGGTTCCCGTTCTGGATCCGTGTCCGGATGTTCGACTGGAGGTTCTGCCCGGCACCGCCGGCGATGAGGTTGTCGTCGAAGTCGACGTACGGGTACTCCTCAGTGAAGGCGTCCATTACCGACTGGATGGCCTCCAGACCGTCACCCTCGCCCCACCAGTGGGCGACTTCCAGCGCGTTCGTCTGTGTTTGCTCGTCCTCGCCGGAGCCACCGTCCCCGGAGCCACCGTCGCTCCCGGAACCGCCGTCGCTTCCGGAGCCACCGTCCCCAGAGCCACCGTCGCTCCCGGAACCGCCGTCGCCACCGGAGCCACCGTCGCCGCCACAGCCAGCCAGTGATGCGGCGCCAGCAGCACCCGCGATGCGAAGAGCGTTCCGTCTCGAAATCCGCTTGTCAGAGTTGTCGTCAGTCATGGTTGCACCAATACCTCACGATTTCATATTGAGGTACCGCACTTAATACTTCTGTATGACAACAGCACCTCTTTTACCTACGGAAATCACTGCCAAAAACCGACGCCGTCTGTCGGTTACAACTCTTATTCGTTGTTGAAATAATCGTTTTTTACCCGTCGGGGAATCGGGGCTGAATTGCTAATATCGAGTTCAAAAACCCGAAATGAATCCGCTCGAACTGTCGGTACGCTGGCGCGCGCTTACAGCGTATCGAACTCGACGACCGCTTTGATCTGGTCGTCGCCGTTCTCGAAGGCCGGTGCCACGTCCGTCGGGTCCGCGACCGTCGTGATGAGGTCGTCGAGGAGCCACTTCGGGGCCTCGGACAGCGTCTCGACCGCGTACTCGAAGTGCTTGATGTGGGAGTTGACCGTTCCGATGAGACACTTGTTGTGCAGGACGATCTCGTTGTGGAGTGCCCCGCCGTCGATCTCGAAGTCCCACGGTTCGGGGATGCCAAGCAGCGCACCGACGCCGTTGGGCGCGAGCGCCTGGACGGTCTGGACGGAGTGGGGGGCGAACCCGGTCGCTTCGTAGACGTAGTCGACCGACTCGTGGTCCGCCGGGATCTCGTCGACGGGCGTCTCCCGGGAGTCGATGTAGGTCGAGCCGAGTTCGTCGATGATGTCGACTGTCGGGTCCGGCCGGTCGCGTCGCCCGACACAGTAGGTCCGATCGAACTTCTGTTGGAGCATCCACAGTGTGAGCAGCCCCAGCGACCCGTTTCCGAGCACACAGGCCGATTCGGGGCGCCACTCGAACGGTTCCCGCGTCGCGAAGGCGTGTTCGTTGGCCTTCTCGGTAATCGAGATCGGTTCGATGAACAGGCCGTATTCGGCCAGTTCCTCGGGAACCGGGACCAGAAAGTCCGCCGGTGAGGTGAAGTATTCGGCCATGAAGCCGTGTTCACCGACGATTCCGCGCTCGAAGTACTCGCCTTCGGGTGCCATATCCGGTTCCCCACGCCGGAAGTACTCGTTGGTCTCGCCGTCGGGCTTGCGCCGCACGGTCGGGACGACGACCTGTCCTTCGTCAAGTCCCGTTCCGTTTGGCTCTTCGACGACGCCGACCGCTTCGTGACCCAGTACCATGTGGTCTTCGCCTTCCGGATAGCCGCCGTGGGCGCCGCCGATGACTTCGTGATCCGTACCGTCGACACCGACCCGCAGCGTCCGGACGAGTGCCTCGCCCGGCCCGGGTGTCGGTCGATCCTTTTCGAGCAGTTCGGGGCCGTCCCCGTCCCGTCTCACACCGATTGCCTTCATAATACACCGAATTGTGACAGCAAGGGGGATTAAGTCTTTCTTCAGCGCTGTCTACTCGATCCTGACGGCTTCGCCAGCCTCGCTGGAGCGGTAGATGCCGTCGATGACTTTCTGGACGGCCAGGGCCTCGTCGACGGTGTTTCGCTCGGGTGCCTCCCCCGCTGCGACGGCCTCGACGAACCGTACCGTCTCGTCGACGTGGGCCTCTGACGCCTGTGTCTCGACATCGGTCGTTCGATGGTGGTTGCCCCCACGGTCGCTGGTCTCGTACAGCGTCAACTCGCCCGAAGCCAGATCGAGGCCGGCGCCGGCCTCGTCGCCGCGGACGTAGTACTGCTGACTGCTGGGTCGGTTGCTCGCCCAGGCGACCTCCAGGGAGATCGTCGTCCCGTCCGCACAGCGGATGAGCGCGCTGACGGAGTCGTCGACATCGAAGTCGCTTGCACCCTGGTCCTCGCCCCACATCTGGACGTAGGAGTAGCCGTCGTCGGTGCCGAAGTTCGCCCGCGTGACCCCGGAGACCTCGACGACTTCGGGGTAGCCCGCCAGATACAGCGCCAGGTCGAGCGCGTGGACGCCGATGTCGATGAGCGAACCACCGCCCGACACCGATTTTCGCGTGAACCACGAGCCACGAGCGGGGATCCCCCGCCGGCGGATGTAGTCTGCTTCGACGTGTGTCACCGCGCCGAGTTCGCCCTGCTCGCGGTACTCGTCGAGCACCTCCACTGGCTTGGCGAACCGGTTGTGGAATCCGACCATACAGAACCCTTCGGCGTCGTGGGCGGTCTCGGCGATTCGGGTCGCGCTCTCTAGGGTGTGAGCCAGCGGTTTCTCCACGAGTACGTCCAGCCCGGCTTCGAGGGCGTCGACGACGTACTCCTCGTGGAACCGGTTCGGTGTCGTCACGAGAACCGCGTCGACCTCGTCGAGTATCTCCTCGTGGTCCTCGTAGACTGTCACGTCGTACGTCTCGGCGAATGCCGCCCGGGCGTCCGGGTCGACATCGACGCCGGCGACGAGCGTCTCTTCGAGACCGCTCGCGTCGAGCGCCTCACAGTGAATCCGCGCGATGTTTCCGAGACCGACGATTCCAAGTCGAACTGAAGACGGGTCACTCATAGGTCTAAATGTGGTTTGTGTGGACCGAGAGACGAGGAAAGGCTTCGGGTCAGTACAGCTGCTGTTCCCGCTCCTCTCGCTCTTCTTCGCGTTGCTGTTTCGCTTTCTGCCGGCGACGGCCACGCCTGTACTTGATGATGCCCGGGATGATCGTGTTCTTCAGGTCCAGGCCGAACGACACGATGCCGTACGCCCAGAAGAAAAACAGGACCACCATCAGGCTCCACCAAAGCGTTCCAGGCATGGTTTCTCAGTCGTCGGATTCCGCTTCGCTGCCGGCGGTCGGTCCACCGGCGCCGATCGGTTCGAGTTTGTGGACGATCGCTTCGCCCGACGCGGAGTCGAACAGGTGGATGTTCCGTCGGTCGATGACGACCTGGACTTCTTCGTCCTCCTCGATGTCCGAATCCGGTTCGATGCTCATGAGCAACTGGTCGTCGGTGGTCTGCTCCTGGTCCATCGAGGTCTCGCCCTCACCGAGCAGGAGGTAGGCGAATATCTCGTCGCCCATCGGCTCCAGGATGTCCGTCTGTGTTCGGATCGTCCCCGAGGGATCCGGGACCTCGCTTTTCTCGTGGGCCGGGTAGATGTCTTCCGGGCGAATCCCGAGTGTCAGTTCGTCGCCGACACCGACGCCAGAGACCGTCTTGGGGTCGAACTCCAGCGAGAAGTTCGGCGTCTCCAGTGCGTTCTCCGAGACCGTCGCCGAGATGAAGTTCATCGACGGCGAGCCGATGAACCCGGCCACGAACAGGTTATCCGGTTCGTTGTAACAGGTCAGCGGCGGGTCGATCTGCTGGAGACTCCCGCTGTTGAGGACCGCGATACGGTCCGAGAGGGTCATCGCCTCCTCCTGGTCGTGGGTGACGTAGATGATCGTGGTGTCCAGTTCCTTGTGCAGGCGCTGGAGTTCCGTCCGCATGTGGACTTTCAGCTTCGCGTCGAGGTTCGCCAGTGGCTCGTCCATCAGGAACACGTCCGGTTCGCGGACGATCGCGCGTGCGATCGCGACGCGCTGGCGCTGCCCGCCGGACATCTCCTCGGGCATCCGCCCGAGCATCCCCTCTAGCTGGACGATGTCGGCCGCGCGCTCGACGCGGCGGTCGATCTCTTCCTGCGGGTAGTCCCGCAGTCGCAGCCCGAAGCTGATGTTGTCGTAGACATCCATGTGGGGGAACAGTGCGATGTTCTGGAACACCATCGCGATGCCCCGATCCTTCGGCGGGAGGTTCGTCACCTCACGGTCGCCGATGAACACCTTCCCCTCGCTGGGAATCGTCAGCCCGGCGATGGTCTCCATCGTCGTCGACTTCCCACAACCGGAGGGACCGACGAAGCAGATGAACTCGCCGTGGTCGATGTCCAGATTCATGTCGTCGACCGCGGTGACCACTTCACCCTGGTCGTCGTAGCGTTTCGTCACGTGTTCGAGTTGTACTCGTGCCATTGTTACTCCTTGAGTGCTCCCGAGGTCAGTCCGCTGACGATTCGTTCCTGTGCGACGACCACGAGGATCACGACGGGGAGGACCCCGACGATACTTGCGGCCGCCATGAGGTTATACTGCGTGGTGTACTGGGTCTGGTAGCTGAGGATCCCGCCGACGATCGGTGACCACTTCGCCGCCTCCGGAGAGGTGGCCATGATCGAACTGAAGAAGTACTCGTTGTACACGGCGATGAAGGTCAGCACGGACGCCGTCGCCACACCGGGCGCCGACAGCGGCATGATGACCCGGAACAGCGCACCCAGCCGCGTCGTCCCTTCCACGCGTGCCGCGTCCTCCAACCCGTCGGGGATCTGCCCGTAGAAGGTCGTGAGGATGAAGATCGACAGCGGCATGAACAGCGCGCTGAAGGGCAGGATCATCGATCCCGGCGTGTTCAGCAACCTCGGGGGTGTGAACAGCGGAATCTGGGTAAACGGCACCAGCAGCGGTTCGTTACCCGCGAACGCCTTGAACAGCGGGATGACGAACGCTGCCGGCGGGAAGTAACTGATCGCCAGGATGCCGAGCATCAGGAGCGCACGACCCGGGAACCGGAGTCGACCGAAGACGTACCCCGCGAGGCTCGCGACGACCAGCACGATGATCGTCGTCGTGACTGCCAGCGCGAAACTGTTCAGCATGTACAGGTGGAACGGCACCTGCTCGAAGACCGTGATGAACGCTTCTGGGTTGAACCCTTTCGGCGTAGGGAGCGGGACTGTGAACCCGCCAAGCTGTGGCAGGAAGCTCCCCTGGAGCAGGCGACCCTCCGGCGTGACCGCCAGGACGGCGAGCCAGTAGAAGGGGAACAGCGTCGTCACGAGGAAAAACACCATCGCGACGTAGAACAGGGCCTTGTAGAGGCCTTCGGGGTTGGCCATCGTCCGCTGGGCCCACCCACTGATCCCGCCTTTCGCTTCCTCGCTGTCGCCAGTTGCCGTTGCCATGTTAGATCGCGTCCTCCCCTTGCCACAGGATGATAACCATCACCACTGCGCCGATGATCGCCGCAGTGACGAAGGCGATCGCGGCCGAGACCCCCTCGCGCGTCGTGAAGGTCGCGACGACCATACACGACAGCGACGGGACGACCGTACAACTCGACACTGTGTCGATGATCCCGTACACCCGCATCGCCTGCACCGAGCGGAACAGCACGGCGATCCCGATCGTGGGCAGGATCAGCGGGAACGTGATGTACTTGAACTGCTGCCACTTCGTCGCGCCCGAGACCTTCGCCACGTCGTAGAGGCCGCGGTCGATGCTCTGGAGCCCCGCCAGTATCAGCAGGGCCATGAACGCCGATGTCTTCCAGATGTCGGCGACGATGATGATGAACACCGAACTCGCGGTGTCGTTGAGCGTGTTCGTCCCCGCCAGGATTCCGAGATCCGCGAGGACCGGTGTCACGAACCCGATGTTCGAGTTGAACATCAGGAAGAAGATCATCCCCTGGATGACGACCGGGACGGCCCACGGGATGATGATGGCCGCACGGACCCATCGGCGTCCGTAGAAGTCCTGGTCGAGGATGAGTGCCTGCCCCAATCCGATGAGCGTCTCGAAGAGGACGCTCACGACTGCGAAGATCACCGTGACGATGAGTGCGCTATTGAGCAGGCCCGCCAGCGTGAACTCGGTCGGGATGAACGTCGTCCCGCCCGGGAGGTAGCGGTTCAGTCCTCCGGCGAACAGGTCGACGTAGTTCCCGACTCCGACGAAGTTCGTCGTAGAGAAGTCCGCCGAGAGACGGAACAGCGACAGTTCGAACGTCCTGAGCAGTGGGTACAGCGCGACGACCCCCAACAGGACGAACACCGGAAGCAGCAACAGGTACGCGTACTGCGTGTCGCTCAGGTTCTCCATCCAGCGCATCACCTGCACTAGCGCACCGGACCGTCGAGACTCACGCCCCGCGTCGGCAGTATCAGTGC from Haloarcula pelagica carries:
- a CDS encoding ABC transporter ATP-binding protein; the protein is MARLTLDKVTKIFDDDGEQIIAVDDVSIDIGDGEFLVLVGPSGCGKSTTLRMIAGLEDITDGEIRLGDLVLNDIPATDRDIAMVFQSYALYPHMSVKQNMAFGLEESTDMADDEISRRVKETAELLGIDDLINRAPSELSGGQQQRVALGRAIVREPEVFLMDEPLANLDAKLRAEMRTELQHIQDNLDTTTVYVTHDQVEAMTMSDRIAILDEGVLQQCGTPLECYHQPNNLFVAGFIGEPSMNFFDVERRGSVLVADDFEYPLSDSTAAELGDATDLQLGIRPEDVVVKSAVEADTDYHAEVDVVEPKGDENVVHLVFDGNEPEDGTFKAVIDGMKSVDAGQRVAVGFPENAIHVFDRSSGEALRNRTLDEAESPRIQ
- a CDS encoding glucose 1-dehydrogenase; the protein is MKAIGVRRDGDGPELLEKDRPTPGPGEALVRTLRVGVDGTDHEVIGGAHGGYPEGEDHMVLGHEAVGVVEEPNGTGLDEGQVVVPTVRRKPDGETNEYFRRGEPDMAPEGEYFERGIVGEHGFMAEYFTSPADFLVPVPEELAEYGLFIEPISITEKANEHAFATREPFEWRPESACVLGNGSLGLLTLWMLQQKFDRTYCVGRRDRPDPTVDIIDELGSTYIDSRETPVDEIPADHESVDYVYEATGFAPHSVQTVQALAPNGVGALLGIPEPWDFEIDGGALHNEIVLHNKCLIGTVNSHIKHFEYAVETLSEAPKWLLDDLITTVADPTDVAPAFENGDDQIKAVVEFDTL
- a CDS encoding Gfo/Idh/MocA family protein, whose translation is MSDPSSVRLGIVGLGNIARIHCEALDASGLEETLVAGVDVDPDARAAFAETYDVTVYEDHEEILDEVDAVLVTTPNRFHEEYVVDALEAGLDVLVEKPLAHTLESATRIAETAHDAEGFCMVGFHNRFAKPVEVLDEYREQGELGAVTHVEADYIRRRGIPARGSWFTRKSVSGGGSLIDIGVHALDLALYLAGYPEVVEVSGVTRANFGTDDGYSYVQMWGEDQGASDFDVDDSVSALIRCADGTTISLEVAWASNRPSSQQYYVRGDEAGAGLDLASGELTLYETSDRGGNHHRTTDVETQASEAHVDETVRFVEAVAAGEAPERNTVDEALAVQKVIDGIYRSSEAGEAVRIE
- a CDS encoding carbohydrate ABC transporter permease, with product MSTDTADAGRESRRSGALVQVMRWMENLSDTQYAYLLLLPVFVLLGVVALYPLLRTFELSLFRLSADFSTTNFVGVGNYVDLFAGGLNRYLPGGTTFIPTEFTLAGLLNSALIVTVIFAVVSVLFETLIGLGQALILDQDFYGRRWVRAAIIIPWAVPVVIQGMIFFLMFNSNIGFVTPVLADLGILAGTNTLNDTASSVFIIIVADIWKTSAFMALLILAGLQSIDRGLYDVAKVSGATKWQQFKYITFPLILPTIGIAVLFRSVQAMRVYGIIDTVSSCTVVPSLSCMVVATFTTREGVSAAIAFVTAAIIGAVVMVIILWQGEDAI
- a CDS encoding ABC transporter substrate-binding protein, which codes for MTDDNSDKRISRRNALRIAGAAGAASLAGCGGDGGSGGDGGSGSDGGSGDGGSGSDGGSGSDGGSGDGGSGEDEQTQTNALEVAHWWGEGDGLEAIQSVMDAFTEEYPYVDFDDNLIAGGAGQNLQSNIRTRIQNGNHPSTWQNWPGAALTPFTDANLLKDIEESVWNQNNMKDGYLSGPQAAAQPAGNYVTVPLNIHRINNLFYNVSVIEDAGVDPSSLSSPSDVTDALQAVSEAGYTGMAHQTNAPWSTIQLFATVYLGVTDADTYAQTFEEGQIEANRDSLAQALDIVRDYSEFYPSDAGSISWTEGNSEIINGNAGFIHQGDWAAGTYVGTDGFNYGEDWDYIPYPGTSGNYSLNMDSFPYPIDNPSPQATTLWCRFVGTTEAQEIFCPGKGAIPPRGDASTEPFNDFSADQIEDFQNSDAQPRSLAHGLAAPPEVASGASSAISSFISGASNEEVINQMVNAWSQ
- a CDS encoding carbohydrate ABC transporter permease, with the translated sequence MATATGDSEEAKGGISGWAQRTMANPEGLYKALFYVAMVFFLVTTLFPFYWLAVLAVTPEGRLLQGSFLPQLGGFTVPLPTPKGFNPEAFITVFEQVPFHLYMLNSFALAVTTTIIVLVVASLAGYVFGRLRFPGRALLMLGILAISYFPPAAFVIPLFKAFAGNEPLLVPFTQIPLFTPPRLLNTPGSMILPFSALFMPLSIFILTTFYGQIPDGLEDAARVEGTTRLGALFRVIMPLSAPGVATASVLTFIAVYNEYFFSSIMATSPEAAKWSPIVGGILSYQTQYTTQYNLMAAASIVGVLPVVILVVVAQERIVSGLTSGALKE
- a CDS encoding ABC transporter ATP-binding protein encodes the protein MARVQLEHVTKRYDDQGEVVTAVDDMNLDIDHGEFICFVGPSGCGKSTTMETIAGLTIPSEGKVFIGDREVTNLPPKDRGIAMVFQNIALFPHMDVYDNISFGLRLRDYPQEEIDRRVERAADIVQLEGMLGRMPEEMSGGQRQRVAIARAIVREPDVFLMDEPLANLDAKLKVHMRTELQRLHKELDTTIIYVTHDQEEAMTLSDRIAVLNSGSLQQIDPPLTCYNEPDNLFVAGFIGSPSMNFISATVSENALETPNFSLEFDPKTVSGVGVGDELTLGIRPEDIYPAHEKSEVPDPSGTIRTQTDILEPMGDEIFAYLLLGEGETSMDQEQTTDDQLLMSIEPDSDIEEDEEVQVVIDRRNIHLFDSASGEAIVHKLEPIGAGGPTAGSEAESDD